The Leptospira bouyouniensis genome contains a region encoding:
- a CDS encoding class II aldolase/adducin family protein: MNLQKQKIKSIQKEMISACIRLADIGFLAGIGGNLAVRVDDTLMVVTPSASDYYTMKPEDLCVLNIHTLAMVEGTKQPTTESGIHASFFKHRPDINVSLHTHQPLASAITLLGKDLPLKSKEAIEKIGSKLIMVSYAPSGTSFLVNAFQKKITNNQNGYLLKNHGIVCGAKELKNAIRCVSLIEEEATSFLKESIQKNTSKEKFPKPLGDLINSALST; the protein is encoded by the coding sequence ATGAATCTCCAAAAGCAAAAAATCAAATCCATTCAAAAGGAAATGATTTCCGCCTGCATTCGGTTAGCTGACATCGGGTTTTTAGCAGGAATCGGTGGAAATTTGGCGGTACGCGTGGATGATACTCTGATGGTTGTAACCCCCTCTGCCAGTGACTATTACACGATGAAACCAGAAGACCTTTGTGTTTTGAACATTCATACGCTGGCAATGGTTGAAGGAACAAAACAACCAACAACCGAAAGTGGTATCCATGCGAGTTTTTTCAAACATCGCCCTGATATTAATGTTAGCTTACACACACACCAACCACTAGCCAGTGCTATCACTTTACTCGGAAAAGATTTACCACTTAAAAGTAAAGAAGCAATAGAAAAAATAGGTTCCAAGCTCATCATGGTTTCCTATGCTCCATCCGGCACATCTTTTCTGGTAAATGCATTTCAAAAAAAAATCACAAACAATCAAAACGGATACCTTTTGAAGAATCATGGAATTGTTTGCGGCGCAAAAGAATTAAAAAATGCCATCCGTTGTGTTAGTCTCATTGAAGAAGAAGCGACTTCATTTTTAAAAGAATCGATTCAAAAAAATACTTCAAAAGAAAAATTTCCCAAACCTTTGGGAGATTTAATTAACTCTGCGTTATCTACCTAA
- a CDS encoding SpoIIE family protein phosphatase, giving the protein MKQANFHSIIFRTKRIFAHWVVNLLGPTDQFVMRHRILNGTLFAGLIAMAVGLGSEFFREGFEVGGLLALWAAFAFTILFYYLSRVKRYFEILILPTFVISSLTACLQIKYSGGIVSANVMLLAPILVLNMLILGKKWDSFAIVFFVVLLFAINMVQESNPSWFSDYSSVKARSEDFLITAVSILLLLGLMLRTLNRSYEDAITEVSRLKYQQDGDYYLTSLLTRPLSGIRNRSKTIKFSSYIKQKKSFQFKNREYELGGDICVTDQIVLRGRSYCVFANGDAMGKSMQGAGGVLVFGTAFRALIERTHRDGILSHYFPERWLHSALDDLNNVFEGFDGSMSMSLVLGLVDEKTGYMYYINAEHPYPIRYRDGKAQFLSEQVTNFKLGMQKDRARIETCWIRPGDTIILGSDGRDDLEIGFDETKNRVINFDHTSILKQVEETKAEIEDLGKRLQTIGELTDDLSFLSIQFVQIPENRSKMNSQKFEGIIKILKENRDLEALEYLEKEIITENENPLLWKLLYQVYRKLGRYAQAGQACETFSILHPSGLQMIWNGVIQYTKAGKIAEAIEMAERIYSRKPEVIPVLKILIKLYKKSKQLERVDEYENALQRLYS; this is encoded by the coding sequence ATGAAACAAGCGAATTTCCATTCAATTATATTTAGAACCAAACGAATCTTTGCTCATTGGGTTGTAAACCTCCTTGGGCCAACAGATCAATTTGTGATGCGGCATCGTATTTTAAATGGAACGTTATTTGCTGGGCTCATTGCGATGGCAGTTGGTCTTGGATCAGAATTTTTTCGAGAAGGGTTTGAAGTCGGAGGACTACTTGCCCTTTGGGCTGCCTTTGCCTTTACCATACTTTTTTATTATTTATCACGAGTGAAACGTTACTTTGAAATTTTGATTTTGCCAACATTTGTCATCAGTTCACTCACCGCTTGTTTACAAATCAAATACAGTGGTGGGATTGTCAGTGCAAATGTGATGTTACTTGCTCCAATCCTTGTTTTAAATATGTTAATACTTGGGAAAAAATGGGATTCCTTTGCAATTGTTTTTTTTGTCGTCCTTCTCTTTGCCATTAACATGGTCCAAGAATCGAATCCGAGTTGGTTTTCGGATTATTCTTCTGTAAAGGCTCGGAGTGAAGATTTCCTCATCACAGCCGTTTCCATTTTGTTACTTCTTGGTCTTATGTTACGCACTCTCAATCGATCCTATGAAGATGCCATCACAGAAGTGAGTCGTTTGAAATACCAACAGGATGGAGATTATTACCTAACTTCACTGTTGACTCGACCACTTTCAGGGATCCGTAACCGTTCGAAAACCATCAAGTTTTCATCCTATATCAAACAAAAGAAATCATTCCAATTTAAAAATAGAGAATATGAACTGGGAGGAGATATTTGTGTCACAGATCAAATTGTCTTACGAGGACGGAGTTATTGTGTGTTTGCCAATGGAGATGCAATGGGGAAATCCATGCAAGGGGCAGGAGGAGTCCTTGTGTTTGGTACCGCATTTCGTGCACTCATCGAAAGGACACATCGAGATGGAATTCTCTCTCATTATTTCCCTGAACGATGGTTACACTCTGCTTTAGATGATCTGAACAATGTCTTCGAAGGTTTTGACGGTTCGATGTCGATGTCCTTAGTTTTGGGATTAGTAGATGAAAAAACAGGATATATGTATTATATCAATGCAGAACACCCATATCCCATTCGTTACCGCGATGGGAAAGCACAGTTCCTTTCGGAGCAAGTTACGAATTTTAAACTGGGAATGCAAAAAGATAGAGCAAGGATCGAAACTTGTTGGATTCGTCCAGGGGATACCATCATATTAGGAAGTGATGGTCGTGATGATTTAGAAATCGGTTTCGATGAAACGAAAAACCGCGTAATTAATTTTGACCACACATCAATTTTAAAACAAGTGGAGGAAACGAAAGCAGAGATAGAAGATTTAGGCAAACGATTACAAACCATAGGTGAACTCACAGATGATTTATCCTTTCTTAGCATCCAATTTGTACAAATTCCTGAAAATCGCTCCAAAATGAATTCACAAAAATTCGAAGGAATCATCAAAATTCTCAAGGAAAACAGAGATTTAGAGGCCTTAGAATATTTGGAAAAGGAAATCATCACAGAGAATGAGAATCCACTCCTTTGGAAACTTTTATACCAAGTTTATAGGAAGTTGGGTCGGTATGCGCAAGCAGGGCAGGCATGTGAAACTTTTTCGATTTTGCATCCTTCTGGACTCCAAATGATTTGGAACGGGGTCATTCAATACACAAAAGCTGGAAAAATTGCAGAAGCCATCGAAATGGCCGAGAGAATCTACAGTCGTAAGCCCGAAGTCATCCCAGTTTTAAAAATTCTCATCAAACTCTACAAAAAATCAAAACAACTCGAACGTGTGGATGAATACGAAAACGCATTACAAAGATTGTATTCTTAG
- a CDS encoding SDR family NAD(P)-dependent oxidoreductase encodes MTDTNHVGNHKLAFISGGGGAIACEIAIQLDKAGYHLLLSDINLEKMTSIVSKLKRKPELFVCDQTNPNEIQSLIETIKEKYPNIDVLINNAGYTKEGPFITQTDTDIQRQLWINLISPIKLIHGILPLMLKRGKGSIVSIVSVGGIIALADSSIYSAGKFGLRGFLTALYEEVKHTNIKVSGIYPSAVDTPMLLHEALNGGTALNWINKVQSPKKVADAVLLGIKRGTLEIYVPYSDGLVSRLVAVFPWLIGTLSPILKWIGERSKRKWLAEKGIQIPTKTNLE; translated from the coding sequence ATGACTGACACGAATCATGTAGGAAATCATAAACTTGCATTCATCTCCGGTGGTGGTGGTGCCATCGCTTGCGAGATTGCCATCCAATTAGACAAAGCTGGATACCATCTTTTACTTTCCGATATCAATTTGGAAAAAATGACATCCATTGTTTCTAAATTAAAGAGAAAACCTGAGTTATTTGTTTGTGACCAAACAAATCCAAATGAAATCCAATCTTTAATTGAAACAATCAAAGAGAAGTATCCGAATATTGATGTTCTCATCAATAATGCCGGTTACACAAAAGAAGGACCATTTATCACTCAAACCGATACTGATATACAAAGGCAACTATGGATCAACTTGATAAGCCCTATTAAATTGATTCATGGTATTTTACCTTTGATGCTAAAACGTGGGAAAGGATCAATTGTTTCGATTGTCTCCGTTGGAGGGATCATTGCACTCGCTGACTCTTCCATTTACTCCGCTGGTAAATTCGGATTGCGAGGATTTTTAACAGCATTGTATGAAGAAGTAAAACATACAAATATCAAAGTCTCAGGGATTTATCCTTCGGCAGTGGATACTCCGATGCTCCTCCATGAAGCTTTGAATGGGGGGACTGCACTCAACTGGATTAATAAAGTCCAATCTCCCAAAAAAGTGGCAGATGCTGTTCTACTAGGGATCAAAAGAGGTACGTTAGAGATTTATGTACCTTACTCGGACGGATTAGTCTCTCGGTTGGTCGCCGTTTTTCCATGGCTGATAGGAACCCTCTCCCCCATTCTGAAATGGATTGGAGAACGTAGTAAACGAAAGTGGTTAGCAGAAAAAGGGATTCAAATTCCAACAAAAACGAATCTTGAATGA
- a CDS encoding flavin-containing monooxygenase codes for MEQNRKEGIGKKGIIDKSDTFCIIGAGPAGLTMARSFRDKNIPFVVFEKHNEVGGIWDINNPGSPMYESAHFISSKYLSNYFDYPMPNEYPDYPSNRQILNYHRNFAKEYHLYPYIRFNTFINKITQSGEKWLVETNAKEMYLFQGIVCATGITWSPNQPRLKGEDTFLGQILHSVHYKSPNLFKGKRLLVVGAGNSGCDITCDAATNAEQAYISVRRGYHFIPKHILGKPADVFGDGAHWIPNWISQLVFGKLLKFLVGDLSKLGLPKPDHKIFETHPIINDQLIHYLRHGDVIAKSDIDYLDKDSVVFKDGTKEKIDLIILATGYNWSIPYMDEKYFEWKSGRPDLYLTLFNRNFENLYALGYMETDGGAYKMFDEMANLIASFINAKKNHHPSALQFEKLIQKDQPKLNGNIQYLNSGRHSVYVNQVAYRKYRSKVQKKMGWPELKTGQFNRLKTYDPISLDNGSILGVSK; via the coding sequence ATGGAACAGAACAGAAAAGAGGGAATTGGGAAAAAAGGGATTATTGATAAGTCTGATACATTTTGTATCATTGGAGCAGGTCCCGCTGGATTAACGATGGCAAGGTCATTTCGTGATAAAAACATTCCTTTTGTAGTATTCGAAAAACACAACGAAGTTGGTGGGATTTGGGATATCAACAATCCTGGTTCTCCTATGTATGAAAGTGCACACTTTATCTCATCCAAGTATCTTTCAAATTATTTTGATTACCCGATGCCAAATGAGTATCCCGATTATCCCTCCAACCGCCAAATTTTGAACTACCATAGGAATTTTGCAAAAGAGTATCATTTATATCCTTATATTCGCTTTAACACTTTTATAAATAAAATTACTCAATCCGGTGAGAAGTGGTTAGTGGAAACAAATGCCAAGGAAATGTATTTGTTCCAAGGGATTGTATGTGCGACAGGGATAACCTGGTCACCTAACCAACCTAGATTGAAAGGTGAAGATACATTTTTGGGTCAAATTTTACATAGTGTTCATTACAAATCTCCGAACCTATTCAAAGGGAAACGATTACTTGTTGTGGGAGCCGGAAATTCCGGATGTGATATTACTTGTGATGCTGCTACAAATGCGGAGCAGGCTTACATCAGTGTAAGACGAGGATATCACTTTATCCCCAAACATATACTGGGTAAACCAGCTGATGTTTTTGGCGATGGCGCCCACTGGATTCCAAATTGGATTTCACAATTAGTATTTGGGAAATTATTAAAGTTTTTGGTTGGTGACTTAAGTAAACTTGGACTTCCAAAACCTGACCATAAAATTTTCGAAACACATCCTATTATCAATGATCAGTTGATTCATTATTTAAGGCATGGAGATGTGATAGCAAAATCTGATATCGATTATTTAGATAAAGATTCTGTTGTATTTAAAGATGGCACAAAGGAAAAAATTGATCTGATTATCTTGGCAACAGGTTACAACTGGTCTATCCCATATATGGATGAAAAATACTTTGAATGGAAAAGTGGAAGGCCTGACTTATACCTAACTTTATTCAATCGTAACTTCGAAAATTTATATGCTTTGGGATATATGGAAACTGATGGGGGTGCTTATAAGATGTTTGATGAAATGGCAAATCTAATCGCATCTTTTATAAACGCTAAAAAAAATCATCATCCTTCTGCACTGCAATTTGAAAAATTAATCCAAAAAGATCAACCTAAACTGAATGGTAATATTCAGTATTTGAACTCGGGACGACATTCTGTATACGTCAACCAGGTCGCTTATAGAAAATACAGATCAAAAGTTCAAAAAAAGATGGGTTGGCCAGAACTAAAAACGGGACAATTCAATCGTTTGAAAACCTATGATCCTATCTCTTTGGACAATGGTTCGATTTTAGGCGTATCCAAATGA
- a CDS encoding TetR/AcrR family transcriptional regulator, with protein MSLSLKIPVQTRSRERVNQILKTARELIGEKGIDAVSMREIAQTAGIQIGSLYQYFPGKNNLLLTIMTEYYDFIYEETKRILDPVRTFEELEIASEKAFKQFVSIFQKDPALANLWAGARAIPDLVSEDNRDTYRNAELMIRTMIRCLPNLKESELRPFALYYSHTLGMIVRFVREIDSEHGKAVLKETLDILKLKLREFDTLAKKKNKLKKRS; from the coding sequence ATGAGTTTATCTCTTAAAATCCCTGTCCAAACTAGAAGCCGAGAAAGAGTGAATCAGATTTTAAAAACAGCGAGAGAACTCATTGGTGAAAAAGGTATTGATGCAGTGAGTATGCGAGAAATTGCTCAAACGGCAGGAATTCAAATCGGTTCTTTATATCAATATTTTCCAGGAAAAAATAACTTATTACTTACAATCATGACCGAATACTATGATTTCATCTATGAGGAAACCAAACGTATTTTGGATCCAGTTCGAACGTTTGAAGAACTTGAAATTGCTTCTGAAAAAGCATTCAAGCAGTTTGTTTCTATATTCCAAAAAGACCCGGCGCTTGCAAATTTATGGGCGGGAGCAAGAGCCATTCCAGATTTGGTTTCAGAAGATAATCGTGATACTTATAGAAATGCTGAACTCATGATCAGAACAATGATTCGTTGCCTTCCAAATCTCAAAGAATCAGAACTTCGTCCTTTTGCTTTGTATTACAGTCATACATTGGGTATGATTGTAAGGTTTGTTCGTGAGATTGATAGTGAGCATGGAAAAGCTGTTTTGAAAGAAACACTTGATATTTTGAAATTAAAGCTGAGAGAATTCGATACGCTAGCCAAGAAAAAAAACAAACTTAAAAAACGATCTTAA
- a CDS encoding CDP-alcohol phosphatidyltransferase family protein, with protein sequence MQIEEKKAKDLFQDRIFTLSNFLSVFRVLLLPFFFFSTYDYAKNPANLNALFASIVYALVAVFTDYLDGLFARLLHQETTLGRYLDPVCDKLVTLGGLFVVTLHFDFPRWILIVYFIREILGVWLGGFLYLKRGLQGRPNWWGKFGVGIVAVSVIWYMSLPYFLRFGAPYPFLLHPVISAYVLLFVLTAGVIAYVVRYWNIVLHPEAIELDPENKKQAKKYQKI encoded by the coding sequence ATGCAAATCGAAGAAAAAAAAGCCAAAGACCTTTTCCAGGATCGTATCTTTACACTATCCAATTTTTTATCTGTTTTCCGTGTATTGTTATTACCATTTTTTTTCTTTAGCACATACGATTATGCAAAAAATCCAGCTAACTTAAATGCTCTATTCGCTTCTATCGTATATGCTTTGGTTGCTGTATTCACAGATTATTTGGATGGACTTTTCGCAAGACTCTTACACCAAGAAACAACACTTGGACGTTACCTCGATCCAGTCTGTGATAAACTTGTGACACTCGGTGGACTCTTTGTTGTGACACTCCATTTTGATTTTCCTCGTTGGATCCTGATTGTATATTTTATTAGAGAGATCCTTGGAGTTTGGCTTGGTGGATTTTTATACTTAAAACGTGGCTTACAAGGAAGGCCCAATTGGTGGGGGAAATTTGGAGTGGGAATTGTAGCTGTATCTGTAATTTGGTACATGTCGCTGCCTTATTTTTTACGATTCGGTGCTCCTTACCCCTTTTTATTACACCCTGTGATCTCGGCGTATGTTTTACTTTTTGTGCTTACGGCAGGAGTCATTGCGTATGTGGTTCGGTATTGGAATATTGTCTTACACCCTGAAGCAATCGAATTAGATCCCGAAAACAAAAAACAGGCAAAGAAATACCAAAAAATTTAA
- the fliG gene encoding flagellar motor switch protein FliG, translating into MKPENPTSATPGVRKAALLLLSLGKERAADVLRHLDDAMLEAVILEMSKIRSVSKEEKETILKEFHHTIEGLSESTSGGLSTAKSLLEHTVGSEKANVILKKIHKEETKNDFEFLNQVEPSVLQNMLGTESPQIIAVTLSHLDPKKAADVLKLFPKPEQAKIAVRLATTSKTHPDVIQNIARILKKRYEERDKQEYSEAGGAHVLANILNFMEKGAEETILSELEESSPDVADQVREKLYTFEDILSLDNKEMRILINRLADDPTISLAIRGAGDEIRKKFLNNMSQNRAEDILDLLDMKPRVTLREINEARSKIVQVARILEEENQILFKKEKEEYIE; encoded by the coding sequence ATGAAGCCTGAGAACCCTACATCCGCCACACCAGGCGTACGAAAAGCTGCCCTCCTCCTCCTCTCCCTTGGCAAAGAAAGAGCCGCCGATGTTCTCAGACACCTAGATGATGCCATGCTTGAAGCAGTCATTTTGGAGATGTCGAAAATTCGTTCGGTATCAAAAGAAGAAAAGGAAACCATTTTAAAAGAATTCCATCATACCATTGAAGGTTTATCAGAATCCACTTCAGGAGGTTTGTCCACGGCGAAGTCACTCCTTGAACACACGGTTGGTTCCGAAAAAGCCAATGTGATCTTAAAAAAAATCCACAAAGAAGAAACAAAAAACGATTTTGAATTCTTAAACCAAGTAGAACCAAGTGTGTTACAAAACATGTTAGGAACAGAGTCCCCACAAATCATAGCTGTGACTCTTTCCCACTTGGATCCCAAAAAAGCTGCTGACGTACTTAAACTTTTTCCCAAACCAGAACAGGCAAAAATCGCCGTCAGGTTGGCAACCACCTCTAAAACTCACCCCGATGTGATCCAAAACATTGCCCGAATCTTAAAAAAACGATACGAAGAGAGAGACAAACAAGAATACTCAGAAGCGGGAGGCGCCCATGTCCTCGCGAACATTCTGAACTTTATGGAAAAAGGTGCTGAAGAAACCATTCTATCCGAATTGGAAGAATCATCACCCGATGTCGCTGACCAAGTAAGAGAAAAATTATATACCTTCGAGGACATCCTTTCTCTTGATAACAAAGAGATGCGAATCCTCATCAATCGATTGGCAGATGACCCCACTATCTCTCTTGCCATTCGTGGTGCAGGAGATGAAATTCGAAAAAAATTCTTAAACAATATGAGCCAAAACCGTGCAGAAGACATTTTGGATCTTTTGGATATGAAACCTAGAGTCACCTTACGAGAGATAAACGAAGCAAGAAGTAAAATTGTTCAGGTTGCAAGAATATTAGAAGAGGAAAATCAAATCCTTTTCAAAAAGGAAAAAGAAGAATACATCGAATGA
- a CDS encoding pyruvate dehydrogenase complex dihydrolipoamide acetyltransferase produces the protein MAKIQEMTQLSPTMEEGTIVKWLKQEGDSISPGDILAEVETDKAVMEMEAYDSGVILKIIQGEGTKLKVGEALAVIGKPGEDISALLANLPKPKPSGGAEQTSAKSFPSPSASIDPGDSKKGVVSGVGETKTSSTETKISPSSQNLVPASNSPNQGQTAPSLPTAERTNGTSSQQRGTLRVLASPLAKSIAIEHGIDLHLVIGTGPEGRITKKDVLDSLNKGTGGMRVGSEVPVADEIVNLNGMRKTIAKRLTESKQNLPHFYLNVDVNAKALESFRKEINEFQISQNPNSPIKVSLNDIIVKATAATLKLHPKVNASFQGDSILQFGRVDVGIAVSIDGGLLTPVIRDANRKSILQISSEVKELAKKARDRKLKPEEFTNGTFTISNLGMYGISRFTAIINEPESAILAVGSVEDKPVVENGVVIPGRILSLTLSCDHRVIDGAVGAEFLKTLRSFLEKPNLLLAVG, from the coding sequence ATGGCAAAAATACAAGAAATGACTCAACTTTCCCCGACGATGGAAGAAGGAACCATTGTGAAATGGTTGAAACAAGAAGGTGATTCGATCAGTCCCGGTGACATCCTCGCAGAAGTCGAAACCGACAAAGCTGTGATGGAAATGGAAGCTTATGATTCAGGAGTGATACTAAAAATCATCCAAGGAGAAGGCACCAAACTAAAAGTAGGTGAAGCTTTGGCAGTGATCGGAAAACCAGGCGAAGATATATCTGCTCTACTCGCAAACCTTCCGAAACCAAAACCTTCGGGAGGAGCTGAGCAAACATCTGCCAAGTCTTTTCCCTCCCCATCTGCCTCCATTGATCCAGGAGATTCAAAAAAAGGTGTGGTTTCGGGGGTTGGTGAAACAAAAACCAGTTCCACCGAAACCAAAATTTCCCCTTCATCTCAAAATTTGGTCCCTGCTTCAAATTCGCCAAACCAAGGGCAAACGGCACCTTCACTTCCCACCGCAGAAAGGACAAATGGAACATCATCACAACAAAGAGGCACACTCCGTGTACTTGCTTCCCCACTCGCTAAGTCCATCGCCATCGAACATGGAATTGATTTACATCTGGTGATCGGAACAGGTCCCGAAGGTAGGATCACTAAAAAAGATGTCCTTGATTCCTTAAATAAAGGTACTGGGGGCATGCGAGTTGGATCGGAAGTCCCCGTTGCCGATGAAATTGTCAATTTGAATGGAATGCGTAAAACCATTGCCAAACGACTTACAGAATCCAAACAAAACCTCCCCCATTTTTATTTGAATGTGGATGTGAATGCAAAGGCATTGGAATCCTTCCGCAAAGAAATCAACGAATTTCAGATTTCACAAAATCCAAATTCACCTATAAAAGTGAGTTTGAATGACATCATTGTCAAAGCCACTGCTGCCACTCTAAAACTCCACCCCAAGGTAAATGCGAGTTTCCAAGGAGACTCCATCTTACAATTCGGAAGAGTGGATGTAGGAATTGCGGTTTCCATTGATGGAGGCCTTCTAACGCCCGTCATCCGAGATGCGAATCGAAAGTCTATCCTTCAAATTTCTTCGGAAGTGAAGGAACTCGCAAAAAAAGCAAGAGATCGGAAACTAAAACCAGAAGAGTTTACAAATGGGACCTTTACGATTTCGAATTTGGGAATGTATGGGATCAGTCGGTTCACTGCGATCATCAACGAACCAGAAAGTGCCATCCTTGCGGTGGGATCTGTGGAAGATAAACCGGTTGTGGAAAATGGAGTGGTTATTCCGGGTCGTATCCTCTCTCTCACACTCTCCTGCGATCACAGGGTGATCGATGGAGCTGTGGGAGCAGAGTTTTTAAAGACCTTAAGGAGTTTTTTGGAAAAACCAAATCTCCTCCTTGCGGTGGGTTAA
- a CDS encoding pyruvate dehydrogenase complex E1 component subunit beta produces the protein MAILTYREALNRAMVEEMEKDPLIYLMGEEVGHYQGAYKVSQGMLDKFGEERVIDTPISENGFAGIGVGSAMVGLRPIIEFMTWNFSLVAIDQIINSAAKMNYMSGGQFPMPIVFRGAGGAGGRLAAQHSQAFESWYAHCPGLKVVCPATPKDAYGLLKSSIRDNNPTIFIESEVLYGSKGEVPEQEYTIPLGLGEIKRKGTDITLVTWSRALSFAEEAAIILEKEGISVEIVDLRSLRPLDENLIYESVKKTNRAVVVEEGWPVAGFGAQISHLIQKNVFSYLDHPVERVTQMDVPMSYAANLERMSLPSANRVADTIREMLR, from the coding sequence ATGGCTATTTTAACATACCGAGAAGCATTAAACAGGGCCATGGTGGAAGAAATGGAAAAAGACCCACTCATCTACCTCATGGGCGAAGAAGTAGGACATTACCAAGGTGCCTATAAAGTTTCCCAAGGAATGCTCGATAAATTCGGTGAAGAAAGAGTGATTGATACACCGATTTCAGAGAATGGTTTTGCAGGGATTGGTGTTGGATCGGCAATGGTGGGGCTTAGGCCTATCATCGAATTTATGACATGGAATTTTTCTCTTGTTGCCATCGACCAAATCATCAACTCCGCAGCAAAAATGAATTATATGAGTGGCGGCCAATTCCCTATGCCCATTGTCTTTCGTGGCGCCGGTGGTGCGGGTGGGAGGCTTGCGGCACAACACTCCCAAGCATTTGAATCCTGGTATGCCCATTGCCCAGGACTCAAAGTAGTTTGTCCCGCGACTCCAAAAGATGCTTATGGACTTTTAAAATCTTCGATCCGAGACAATAACCCTACCATTTTCATTGAATCCGAAGTACTTTATGGTTCAAAGGGGGAAGTCCCTGAACAGGAATATACCATTCCTCTTGGCCTTGGTGAAATCAAACGAAAAGGAACAGACATTACTCTAGTGACCTGGTCAAGAGCCTTAAGTTTTGCGGAAGAAGCAGCTATCATTTTAGAAAAAGAAGGGATTTCTGTGGAAATTGTGGATCTACGCAGTTTACGCCCGTTAGATGAAAATCTAATCTATGAATCAGTCAAAAAAACAAACCGTGCGGTGGTTGTAGAAGAAGGATGGCCTGTTGCAGGTTTTGGGGCACAGATCTCTCACCTCATCCAAAAGAATGTTTTTTCCTACCTTGATCATCCCGTGGAACGAGTCACACAAATGGATGTTCCCATGTCTTACGCTGCAAACTTAGAACGAATGAGTTTGCCGAGTGCCAACCGAGTGGCTGATACCATCCGAGAGATGTTACGTTAA
- the pdhA gene encoding pyruvate dehydrogenase (acetyl-transferring) E1 component subunit alpha produces the protein MVSSIPKDSQSVSELQEFYRQMVLIRKFEEAAAKAYSVGKIGGFLHLYIGQEAVGVGSIAALTPHDYIVSTYRDHGHALARGLHPNPLMAELFGKATGISKGNGGSMHFFDKNAHFMGGHGIVGGHISLAAGIAFASKYKKEDSVTICFFGEGAANIGSFHEGLNLAAIWKLPVVFICENNHYAMGTPEYRALAVKDVSIRAHAYDMARDHIEGDEVRKVRDHVKVAVERARRGEGPTLIEVSTYRFRGHSMSDPAKYRTKEELEAYKKKDPLMRARHELELGGIKPEELDKLEIEIQTQIDEAYQFAETSPEPPLSQLHKYVYAEDK, from the coding sequence TTGGTTTCTTCAATCCCCAAAGACTCACAATCTGTGAGCGAATTACAAGAGTTCTACAGGCAAATGGTACTAATACGAAAGTTTGAAGAAGCTGCAGCAAAAGCTTATAGTGTCGGGAAAATCGGTGGGTTCCTCCATTTATACATTGGCCAAGAAGCTGTCGGAGTTGGATCGATTGCAGCTCTTACCCCTCATGACTATATTGTTTCCACATACCGTGACCATGGCCATGCACTCGCTCGAGGTCTCCACCCTAACCCTCTTATGGCAGAACTCTTTGGAAAAGCCACAGGGATTTCCAAAGGGAATGGAGGTTCCATGCATTTTTTTGATAAAAATGCACACTTTATGGGAGGACATGGGATCGTAGGTGGTCACATCTCTCTTGCAGCAGGCATTGCCTTTGCATCCAAATACAAAAAAGAAGACTCGGTCACCATATGTTTTTTTGGTGAAGGCGCTGCCAATATTGGATCCTTCCATGAGGGACTAAACCTAGCAGCGATTTGGAAACTTCCTGTTGTTTTTATTTGTGAGAACAATCATTATGCGATGGGAACTCCTGAATATCGTGCCCTTGCTGTAAAGGATGTTTCGATTAGAGCACATGCATACGATATGGCAAGAGATCATATTGAAGGGGATGAAGTGCGCAAAGTGAGAGACCACGTTAAGGTGGCAGTGGAAAGAGCACGCAGAGGGGAAGGCCCAACCCTGATCGAAGTATCCACTTATCGTTTCCGTGGACATTCAATGTCTGATCCAGCCAAATACAGAACCAAAGAAGAATTGGAAGCTTACAAAAAAAAGGACCCTCTCATGCGTGCAAGACATGAACTAGAGTTAGGTGGAATCAAACCCGAAGAATTAGATAAACTGGAAATAGAGATCCAAACACAAATTGATGAAGCTTACCAATTTGCAGAAACTTCACCTGAACCTCCACTCTCTCAACTCCACAAGTACGTATATGCGGAGGATAAATAA